A genome region from Sebastes umbrosus isolate fSebUmb1 chromosome 22, fSebUmb1.pri, whole genome shotgun sequence includes the following:
- the si:ch211-63p21.1 gene encoding uncharacterized protein si:ch211-63p21.1: MLRRESDSHGLFSSGETSDNDCEMGASCGEVDVVCLCEAGPCTLYSEAHTPTPDTLLCEHCGKNRVMITRYSEGYGTEEECVLSDPQGESDADADIEDTDSRLQEPGSLQRISSRRRKRPRVARQDTTESEDDGGRSHRSDRWNLRLSPDRADSRTILEESISQVRPLVICRSNVERQQGAVELPRGSKRLTSLWPSSPSLPLVLLLLLPLSLSLVIVIVSFLLPWAST, translated from the exons ATGCTGCGGAGGGAATCTGACTCTCACGGCCTCTTTTCCTCCGGAGAGACGTCTGACAATGACTGCGAG atGGGGGCGAGTTGTGGAGAGGTAGATGTAGTGTGTCTGTGCGAGGCCGGTCCCTGTACACTTTATTCAGAAGCACACACGCCTACGCCG GACACACTGCTGTGTGAACACTGTGGAAAAAACAGGGTGATGATAACCAGGTACTCGGAGGGATACGGCACAGAG GAGGAGTGTGTATTGTCCGACCCTCAGGGGGAGAGTGATGCAGATGCTGATATAGAGGACACAGATAGCAG ACTCCAGGAGCCAGGTTCTCTCCAGCGAATCAGCTCACGGAGACGCAAGCGTCCACGGGTGGCACGGCAAGACACCACCGAGAGCGAGGACGACGGCGGGCGAAGCCACAGGTCCGATCGCTGGAACCTCAGGCTCAGTCCTGACAGAGCAGACAGCAGGACCATACTGGAG GAGAGCATATCACAGGTCAGGCCACTGGTCATCTGCCGGTCAAACGTGGAGAGGCAACAGGGTGCGGTCGAACTGCCCCGAGGCTCCAAACGTCTGACGTCTCTGTGGCCATCTtcgccctctctccctctcgtcctcctcctcttgctgcctctctccctctccctcgtCATCGTCATCGTGTCGTTCCTTCTGCCGTGGGCCAGCACTTGA